From Polynucleobacter paludilacus:
TACCTGTCCGTCAACGAGAAGCCTTCCTCATGCGTTATTGGGATGAGCTCAGTATTTCTGATACCGCAAAAGCAATGAATTGTAGTGAAGGTAGTGTAAAAACACATTGTTCAAGAGCCACTCAGTCTTTAGCTAAAGCATTGAAATTAAAAGGAATTACCCTGTGAACCACAGCAAAATTGACAATTTGACCCCACTAGAAGCCGATCGCTTTGGTCAGGCCAGCGCTGCTCTTTTGCGTCAGGGAGCCCAAAACTTACCTGCGAACATTAAAGACCGTCTTTATGCAGTACGTATGAAGGCGCTGTCACTGAGCAAAGCTCAAGTGCATGCTCGCTCTAACGTATTAGCCACTAATACTGGTAACTGGTCATCACACTCGAGCACGCTTTGGGATGGCTTCAGATGGGCTGCACCCGTCGCCTTTTTGGTTCTGGGTCTTTATGGTATTGCTCAGTGGCAGCAAGATTCACGAATTAATGACATTGCCCAAGTCGATGCGGCCTTATTAACTGACGATGTTCCACCTGATGCCTATGCAGATAGCGGCTTTTTGAGCTTCTTAAAGAATGGCCCCCTATCAGACTCGGACTCTGATAGCGTAGACCCTTCGACTCACTAAGCCCATACTGGCTAAGCCAGCTTAATTCTGCCTATGCCCCACTCCCTCAAAAACCATCTCGCCAGTAGCCTAGCCCTGCTGGCTTTATGCTTTCTGGGGCCCGTTGGCTTAAGCGGCGCACAAGCTCAAAGCTCTGGAGCAGCAGGTGGAGCTCATGCAAAAGCGACTGGCATTCCCGAGAAAACACCAGATGGAATTTGGGATAACTTAAAACCGAGTCAACAAGCAATATTGGCTCCGCTAGAGGAAGACTGGGATTACCTCACACCCGAAAGTCGTAAACGCTGGGTTCAGGTTTCTAATCTTTACCCAAAGATGAGTGAATCAGAGCAACAACGCCTTCAATCTAGGATGAAGAGTTGGTCGAATTTATCCCAAAAAGATCGTCGCATTGCCCGCGAGAACTATCTTGCCAGCCTGAAGTTTCCTGCAGACAAAAAAGCAGAGGCCTGGAGTGCCTATCAAAAACTGAGCGAAGAACAAAAAAAGAAATTGGCCATGCTCGAGGAGAGTAAAAAGAAGCCCAATGCAGTAAGCTCGCCAACCTTGATACAGCATCCGATAACTCAAAAGTCCGACATTGTCATCAAAGCTCCGCACAATCCGCCTAGCACGAGCACCACCCCCGCTGAATCTAATAGCGAAAGCTCCTCAAACTCAAATCCCTATTGAGCTATTTGCATGACCCCTTCTGAGTTAAATGCATTACCTGCACCCCTGTTTTGGCGCAGAGTGTTTTGCAGCCTTTATGAACAGCTCGTTTTATTGGGCGTTGTGGCTTTGACTTTTTTATTGCCGAACCTAGCCCTAGGCATTTTGTTCGGAATTTCTTTGCCGAGCTGGCTGACTTTTTTATATCTGTATCTCGTGCTTGGGTTTTACTTTGTTTGGTACTGGACCAAGACGGGACAAACTTTAGCGATGCAAACCTGGCGCATCAGACTGATTGCTCTCAATGGGATGGCGCCGACCCGCATTCAAGCAATACGGCGTTACATTTATGGATCACTATGGCTTGCGCCTTGTATTGGTATCCAATACTGCTTTGATTTACATCGCTGGCAAATTATTGAAATGCTATTTTTTGTGGCGCTCTTTTTGTGGCCACTCAGCATCTTCTTGGATCGAGTAAGTCCATTACAGCGTCAAGGACTTCCCGATCGGTTGGCAGGTACGCGTCAAGTCGTTCTACCAACAAATCGGGTCACACTGAGCTGACTTACTGCCCCAAAGGCTTGGGCAACTTCGCAGCGTACTTATTCAGCTCTACTTCGTATAGCTTCAAGATCTGCGCCAAGGCTTCTTGCTGACCTTGAACAAGTGCTTCTGGGGTGTTATTCGTCAAAGCAACTCGCTTGGTATAGCGATTATTGCCAATCACCGGCTTTTCGTTACCTGCTGTTGTTACGGTGAGGAAGAACTCGACTGTTACAACAGCCTCTGGTCGAACTCGGTAATCACCATAAAACTCTTCTACGCTAGCCTGCAAGGTATAAAAAGGAAAGAAGCTGGTGTTCTGCCCCACCGTCATTGCAAACATATTGGCCTGGTTCATCCACTGACGAGTAGCATTGGAGACCATCTCATTTGGTAATGTGGCATAGACGTTATAGAAGTCTTTCTCATAACGGTTATCACCCAAGCGATAGACCAGAGATTTACCATCAAATGGGGGCGTTACTGAAACTGTGCCCATCCGTAACCAAATATCCGTACGAGCTTGATAAGTAGGACCCGTTCTCACAGGGGCCACTAACCAGCTATTGGTCTCGATGGGTGGGCGATTTGGCAATGAGCAAGCCAATAATGTGCAGGCCGATGCAGCACAGAGGATGAACTTCAGCGTATTGGCACTCATGATGTGATTGAATCTCATTTTTGACCTCCCGCAGCGCTACTGCTTTGTGTTCCATTCATGGGCAGAATAATTTTTGGTGGAGGCTCCCCCCAAATCAGGGTGGCAGGCGAGCGACTGGCAATCCGCGACAACTCATTGAGCTGTTCGGTCGTTTGACGAATATTTTCCATGGAGATTTCTGTATTGCCTTGGACGCTCGTGAGAGTCTGACGCAAAGAGACTATTGACCCAATCAGCTCTCGGGTTAAGACTTCTAGCTCACCTTTATCCGTCACCTTAGAGATACGCTCCAGAACGATATTGAGCTCTTGTACAGACTTCACGACACCCTGGTTTCCTTTACCATCGCCAGCCATCAGCACGTTGAGGTTGGTTAATAAGGCGTTAAATTTTTGCTGAGTTTCCTGTATGTCGGCTTTGCTCAATGAATCCACAATCTTCTGTAGGCCAGAAAGAATTTCATCAGTCTGACTTGGCAATGAAGGGATCTCAAAATACTCCGGTTTCCATGGAAATTTTAGCGGTGGATACATTTCTGCAGAAGAGTGCGATGCAAAGTCAAACTCAACATAGTTCACACCCGTAATCCCCATCGACTTCACGCGAGTACGAAGACGATCCTGTACAAACGTATTCAGACTTTCTTGATCGATCTTATCGCCAAAGATTTGCATCCGGATCACCACATATTCTTTGCGCTCCGTAATCGGAGTTTCTTTCTCATACATATCGCCAGATAAGCCGACTAAAGTAACTTGTCCAATCTTGACCCCCCGAAAACGAACGGGAGCACCAACATCCAAGCCAGTGACAGACTGTTTGACGTAGGTTTCCACCATGAAGGAGGGTTTGAACAAACGCCCTCCTCCAAAGATCAGAATAATGGCAATCAAAACGCCGATGGCACTGAGTACAAACGCACCTAAGCGAAAATAATTGGGATTGGCATTGTTACTCATGCGACTTCCTTACTCATAATGCGGTTAAAGAATTGATGGACGCGAGGGTCGGGGCTGGAATCTCGTAATACCTTGGGATCACCCTCGGCAATAATACTTTTGGTCTTTTTATCTAGCATGATGACTTTATCGGCAATGGCGTAGATGCTCGCCAACTCATGAGAAACAATCACAAAGGTAAAACCGAGGTTTTTAGATAAATCCAAGATGGTACTGTCCAGATCTGCTGAGGTAATTGGATCAAGACCTGCAGAAGGCTCATCCAAGAACAGAATCTTCGGATCCAATGCCATCGCACGCGCAATGGCAGCGCGCTTTTGCATACCACCACTAATCTCGTTCGGCATATAGCTTTCATAAGGCAGCAAACCAACTAAATCGAGTTTGCAACGTGCTAAGAGCTTCATTTGGTCTTGGGTCAACTGGGTGTACTCTTCCATAAAGAGTGTCACGTTATCCAGGAGATTCATTGAGCCAAATAAAGCACCCTGCTGGTACATCATGCCAAAGCTCGTCATAATTTTTTGTCGCTCGGCACCGACTGCAGTCGTAATGTTCTGCCCTTCAATCAAGACATCACCAGCCAAAGGTTGATGGAGACCGTTGAGATTGGTTAATAGGCTCGATTTTCCGCAACCAGAGCCGCCAAGAATCACAAAGATTTCGCCAGCGTTCACGGAGAAATTGAGGTTCTGGAGCAAAATATTTGAGCCATAACCTACGGTCAGGTTCTGCACATCAATGGCTGGTGTGTTTGTCATCAGAAGCCCGTCTTATAAGAAATGAAGGCAAAGATGCCATCCACCAATACGATCAGCACAATACTGCTCACCACTGCCCGCGTTGCAGAGATACCGACCGCTGCAGCCCCAGTCCCCGTTTGCATTCCACGCAAACAACCGACCGCAGAAACAACCACACCAAACAGCGTCGCCTTAATCAAGCCAGACAGGATGTCTTCGATACCGACTACCTGCAACATGCCGTTATAGAAGTTCACCATGGGCACACCATAAATGACTAGGGTGAGTGCTGAAGAAAAGACGCTCACAAGATCGGCAAATAAAGTCAGAATTGGTGTCACCAAAATACCTGCCAATACACGGGGCACAATCAAGAAACGAACTGGACTGAGACCGCCTGTCACTAAGGCATCAACTTCATTGTTCACAGTCATCGTACCGATCTCCGCAGCGAACGCAGCTGAGGAACGGCCAGCCAATAAGATCGCGGTGATCAATGGCCCGAGTTCGCGGAAAATGCCGAGAGAAACCAAGGGGCCCACAAAAGAGATAGCGCCGAACTGTTGCATACCAATGGCAGATTGGAAGGACAAAATCACGCCAATCAGAAAGGCCACCAAACCTACAATCGGCAAGGCCGCAATACCAGCTTGAACAGCGGCATTCACAAAATCGCCCCAACGGACTTTAGCGGGATTACATACTGACCACGCTAAGTCTGATGCGAGGTGTCCAGTAAAAGAAATTAAGCCTGCTGAATCATCCAAAAGGTTTTGGGTCGCCATTCCGGTGCTGACTACAAAACTTCTTTTTGGCTTTACAACTGCAGGGGGGAACAAATTACCAATCGGCTCAAATTCTTTGAGGAGCGGTTGATAGCGCGCATCCAGTCCAATGATCTCAAATTGACCACTGGCATTTTTTTGCGCCTGCTCAAGATCGATCAAAAAAGCAAATCCGGAGCCATCCAATGAGGTGACTTGGCTGGCATCAAATGAGAGTGCGGGATTTTTACCCTTTGCCTGAGTTAACCAAGCGTCCTGCTTTTGGCGAATGTCTGTCCAAGTGTGCGCCAAGGTGTAGACATTGACCTGCCCTTTCAGGGCCACTTTGGCATGCAGGGGGTCGAGTAAAGTCCATTCAGCTACTGGTGAATCGAGGTTTTGTTCTAATGGGCCGGGAATGGTCTGAGAAACGCTCATAGCCTAACTATAAGGGATCTCGATGACTCCCATAAGGAAAAGGGCCCAGTTTTTACACTAGGCCCTTGGTGTTTTGGTGCGGCTGGCAGGAATTGAACCCACGACCCCTTGGTTCGTAGCCAAGTACTCTATCCAGCTGAGCTACAGCCGCAACAGCCATAATTATGCCATGGAAGAGAAGAACTACATCACACCCACCGGTCACGAACGTATCAAAACTGAGCTTTTGCAGCTTTTAGACGTCGAACGTCCCGAGATTGTGAAGGTAGTCCATTGGGCCGCCTCCAACGGGGATCGCTCTGAAAATGGCGACTACATCTACGGAAAAAAACGTTTACGGGAAATTGATCGCCGCATTCGCTTCCTCAATCAACGGCTGGAATTCGCCGTAGTAGTTGATAACACCGCCCGCAAATCGGGAGAAGCTGATGCAGAGCAGATCTTCTTCGGTGCTACCGTGAGCTATGCCGCGCTCGAAGGAAAAGACGCCGGGAAAGAAACATGCATCACGATTGTCGGAGTAGATGAGGTCGATTTAGACAAAGGCAATGTGAGCTGGGTCTCACCGATTGCAAAAGCACTGATCAAAGCCAGATTGGGCGACTGCGTCAAGATTCAGACACCTACCGGTCTGACTGAGATTGAAATCTTAGATGTGCAGTATCTTTAGTCTGAGCGGGTGCGTGTCGCTCGCATCACATCATGATTTGAGCGCAAGCTACGCATCACCTTAGAGAGATGCAAGCGATCAGAAACCTGAATCGTAAAGCGAATCACTACAGAATCTTCTTTGTAACGATCGTCCATCGAGACATTCAAAATATTGGAATCGGCGGAGGTAATGCTGCTAGCCACTCGAGCGAGTACACCCTTGCCTTGGCGAGTATCGACCGCCAGATCCACTTCGAACTCGCGATTAATATCTTTCCCCCACTCCACCTCAACCCATTTATCACCATCTTTTGAGAGCATGCGTAAGGCATGGGGACAATCATTAGTGTGAATGTGCAGGCCCTCGCCTTTACCGAGGTAGCCAATAATGTTGTCACCTGGAATGGGATGACAACAACTCTGGAAGCTAATGGAATTGCCCTCGCGACCATCCACAATAATGGCCTGGCGCTGATGAGAATAGGAAGGCTCAAGCTGTGTAGCGGCCCAATCGGCAGCATCTAACCGCATTTGCTCACCCATACCCTCCTCATCGAGCAGAATCTTCAAGCGAATCGCGAGCTCTTGGGGTGAACGTCGTCCGAGCGCAATATTGACGCAGGCCTCTTCACGGGTTTTATCGCCTGTCCAATGGAGTAATTTTTCCCAGACCTCGCCAGTCAATAAAGCAGCATCGACTCCTTGCTGGCGTAAGGCGCTCATCAAAAGACGCTCGCCCAATTGCAAGGATTCAGAATAATGTTTGGTTTTTAAGGAGTGGCGAATGGCTGCGCGTGCTTTACCTGTGCGAACAAAGGCTAACCAGCCAGGGTTAGGTTGCGAGCTTGCCGAAATAATGACCTCAATAATGTCGCCATTCTTAAGCTCACTGCGCAGCGGTAATTGCAGTCCGTTGATCTTGACTGCGACACAGGTGTTACCAAGATCGCTATGAATGGAATAAGCGAAGTCAAGCGCAGTAGCGCCACGCGGTAAGGCGCGGATATGCCCCTTAGGCGTAAAGACATATACCGCATCTGGGAACAAATCAATCTTGACATGCTCAAGGAACTCTTGCGGGTCGCCACTACTATCCTGAATATCAATCAGCGATTGCAACCATTGGTGGGCTCGGTTCTGCACCTCACTCATATCAGGAGCACCATCTTTATAGGCCCAGTGGGCTGCTACGCCAGCCTCCGCTACTGCATGCATATCACTCGTACGAATCTGAAACTCTACTGGCACACCTGATGGCCCAATCAGGGTCGTATGTAAAGATTGATAGCCATTGAGTTTAGGGATAGCAATGTAATCTTTGAACTTCCCTGGCATGGGCTTAAACAGCGCATGCAAAATACCCAGAGCGCGGTAACACTCATCAATCGAACTGACCGTCACGCGAAATGCATAGACATCTAGCACTTGAGAAAAATTCACATGCTTTGCGCGCATTTTGGAATAAATACTGAACAGGGTTTTCTCGCGCCCCTGCAAGTCCACTACTAAATCGGATTTGGCAAACGCCATACGCGTGGCTTGCAGAATTTTTTCCACCATCTCTTTGCGATTACCACGCGCCCGTTTAACAGCCTTCTCAATAACCCTGAAACGCATCGGCATTGAGTAGCGAAAACTAAGGTCTTGTAATTCACGATAGATCAGATTGAGTCCCAAGCGATGGGCAATCGGCGCATAAATTTCAATTGTCTCGGCAGCAACCCGGCGGCGCTTTTCCATCGGTACTGCATCCAAGGTCCGCATATTGTGAGTACGGTCCGCTAGCTTGACCAAAATGACTCTCACGTCCCTAGCCATCGCCATGAACATTTTGCGAAAGCTCTCTGCTTGCGCTTCAGCATGGCTTTGGAACTCGAGTTTGTCGAGCTTAGTTAAACCTTCAACCAGTTCAGCAACCTTCGCCCCAAAGCGCTCAACCAATTCTGCTTTGGTTGAGCCAGTATCTTCAATCACATCATGCATTAACGCAGCCATGATGGAAGCAGCGTCTAATTTCCATGTGGCACATAACTCAGCAACAGCGACTGGATGGGTTATATAGGGTTCGCCGCTATGACGGTATTGACCTAGGTGGGCTGCATCAGAATACTGAAACGCCTTTTTAATTTGGCCAATCTCATCAGGCTTGAGGTAGGTCAACTTATTGAGTAAACCCTCAATGGAAACGACTTGGTGCTTGAGTGGCAGAGTAGGTGCAGAAGTTGGGCCGAATAAATGGCGACTCGATTGCGCCAACAGAGTCGCAATAATCGATTTCTTACCTGCCTGTGCATCTAATGAATTTTGGGGATCAAGCAATTCTGCTTGCCCAGAAACTACGCCGGAGGATTCCGAGGCACTTGAGGCCCTGCTTTTTAGACTGAGAGGGAGCTCCACACCGGAACTCCTAATTTATAGAGGTACTTTGGTCAACATGTCACGGTCGGTTACACCAGCGGCAACTTCGCGTAACGCAACTACGGTTGCTTTATCTCTGGACTCAACGCGTGGGGAGTGACCTTGAACCAACTGGCGAGCACGATATGTGGCAGCCAGAACCAGTTCAAAACGGTTAGGAATGGTTTTAAGACAATCTTCTACAGTAATACGGGCCATGCTGAACTCACTTCGTTTTTAGCTTCAATACCCATAGGATAACTGATTACACCCCAAGGCGCCTTAAAAGCACGGGGTTGCGCGCCATCACGGGGCCTGAGCGTAAGCGGCTTGCCGCCAAAATATGGCGTAAATCCGCTAAGGCTTGATCAAAGGCATCATTGATCACAATGAAATTGGCTTCATGAGCGTGCTGGAGCTCGATATGGGCGGCAGCCAAGCGTCGTTCAATGGTCGCCTCGTCATCTTGCCCTCTTTTGCGTAAACGCTCTTCAAGGGCTTCGATTGAGGGAGGAAAAATAAAGATCCACTGCACTGCTGGAATTAACTTGCGTATTTGCTGAGCACCTTGCCAATCAATCTCCAAGATCACATCACTGCCCGCTTGCATTTGGTTTTCAATCCAAGTTTTGGAAGTGCCATAGAAATGGCCATGAACCTCAGCCCATTCCAGAAACTGCGCTTGATCCCGTTCCCGCTTAAATACTTCAGGAGTCACAAAGCGGTAATCCCTGCCATCCACTTCACCGGGTCGGGGTGAGCGCGTTGTGGTCGATAGCGAGAGGGTTAAGCCAGGCTCACTCTGCAATAGCGCATTAACCAAAGAGGATTTGCCCGCGCCCGATGGGGCCACAATCATCAGCATGCTGCCTTGGTAAGCGTTATTTAAAGTCATAGCTTGATTGTATGTAAAGGTTTTGCTTACTCTAAATTCTGGACTTGCTCGCGCATTTGCTCGATCAAGAGCTTCAGCTCAAGAGCAGCTTGAGTGCACTCTTCAGCCACTGATTTGGAGCTCAGAGTATTGGCTTCCCGATTGAGTTCTTGCATTAAAAAATCCAAGCGCTTACCAACGGGTCCCTTACCCGCCAATGCCGAATCAACTGCTTGTAGATGGGTTTTCAAACGCGCAAACTCTTCGGCCACATCAATACGAACGGCATACAAGACTACCTCCTGCCGAATCCGCTCCATCAACTCTATGCCACTTTTAGCTTGGGCTTGTGCAGCCAAGGCTTCTGATAAACGCTCTGTGAGCTTTTCTTGATACTGTGCTACGTAGCCCGGGATCAGGGGCTCAATTTTGGCGACAATCTCGCGCATCTTTTGGGTGATATTCAGGAGCACCTTAACTAGGGCCTGACCCTCGGCAGCACGACTCTCCATGAGGGCAGTTAATGCAGCCCTGCCAGCTTCAGCAGTAGCGACCAACCAGCTATCTTCATCCCCGCGTGGTTCAGATAGTACCCCTGACCAGCGCAATACTTCAGCAACGCTCATGGGTTCGGCTTGCGGAAAGCCTGCTTGAACTTTTTCTTGGAGACTATACAAGGCATCAAGAGCATCTTGATTGATGGCGCCTAAGGCATGGGGGTTAGGTTTACTCGCACCTGCGCCATTTGAGTTAATGCGCCAGGCCGCCCTAAATTCGACCTTACCCCGACCCAAACTTTGGGTAACCATTTCTCTGAGGGCTGGCTCGGCAGCCCTGCATTCATCCGGCAAACGAAATCCGAGGTCTAAAAAACGGCTATTGACCGCCCGACACTCCATTTGCAGATCAGCAACTACCCCTGCGCCCAAGGAAACTTGGCGAGAAGCGCTGCCATAACCGGTCATGCTCGATATCATATGGACATTGTAGATTGATCTATCTCTCAGGACTAAAGAATATGAATACCAAAAACCAGACCCCTATCAGCCGCCCCAGCGGTCGCGCCCCTCAGCAATTGCGTGAGGTATCCATTACTCGCTCATTTACCAAGCATGCTGAGGGATCAGTCCTCATTGCTTTTGGGGATACCAAAGTCCTATGCACTGCTAGCGTCTTAGAGCGAGTGCCCCCGCACAAAAAAGGGTCTGGTGAAGGTTGGGTTACCGCTGAATACGGCATGCTTCCCCGCTCCACCCATACACGCAGCGATCGTGAAGCCGCCCGAGGGAAACAAACCGGTCGCACTCAAGAGATTCAACGTTTGATTGGGCGTGCCATGCGCAGTGTTTTTAATCTCGAGATTTTGGGTGAACGCACGATTCATTTAGATTGCGATGTTTTGCAAGCCGATGGCGGTACACGTACCGCAGCGATTACTGGCGCTTATGTTGCAGCCCGCGATGCTGTCAACCATCTTTTAAGAGCTGACATCTTGAAGCAAGATCCCATCATTGATAGTGTGGCAGCGATTTCGGTTGGCATCTATCAAGGTCAACCAGTACTGGATCTAGATTACCCAGAAGACTCCTCCTGCGATACCGATATGAATGTTGTGATGACGGGCAAAGGCGGCATGATTGAGATTCAGGGTACTGCCGAGGGAGCTGCATTCTCGCGCGCTGAACTGATTGAGCTATTGGATTTAGCCGAGCAAGGCATTCAGGAATTAAGCAAACTGCAAACCCAAGCCCTCAAGTAATTCATTCGTAATGCAAAAACTGGTTCTTGCCTCAAATAATGCTGGGAAACTGAAAGAGTTTTCAGAATTATTGGCGCCCTTTGAGTTTGAAATCATCCCTCAGGGACAATTAGATATTCCAGCTGCGGAAGAACCCTTTGACACCTTTCTGGAAAATGCCTTAGCAAAAGCCCGTCATGCGAGTCAACTCAGTGGACTGCCTGCTTTAGCAGACGACTCTGGTATTTGCTTGAATGCATTGCATGGCGCTCCGGGTGTTCGTTCTGCGCGTTATGCAGGTGAGCATGCTAACGATGCCGACAATAACCAAAAATTGCTAGCAGCTCTTGCTAATCAAACTGATCGCAGTGCTTATTATGTGTGCGCTCTCGTGCTGCTGCAAAGTGCCGATGATTCAAACCCCATCAGAGTAGAAGCCCATTGGGATGGTGAGTTCATCGACATCCCCAGAGGGGATCACGGTTTTGGCTACGACCCCTACTTTTATATTCCTGAATTAGGCAAAACCGCTGCAGAGCTCTCACCCAGTGACAAGAATGCATTTAGTCATCGCGGTCAAGCATTAAGAATGCTTCTCGCTGAGTTAATCAAGCTGGATCAGCGTGTCTAGCTCAATACTGTTGCGCCCCCAGTTCACAGCGCTCCCGCCGCTGGCTTTATATATTCACTTTCCTTGGTGTGAACGAAAGTGCCCTTACTGCGACTTTAATTCCCATCAGATTAAAGAAGGAAGAAGTGGCTTCGATGAAGCGCGTTATATCAAAGCGCTCATTACAGATTTAGAAACTGAACTCCCACGCATTTGGGGTAGACAAGTACACAGCATCTTCATCGGTGGTGGGACACCAAGC
This genomic window contains:
- the rdgB gene encoding RdgB/HAM1 family non-canonical purine NTP pyrophosphatase — its product is MQKLVLASNNAGKLKEFSELLAPFEFEIIPQGQLDIPAAEEPFDTFLENALAKARHASQLSGLPALADDSGICLNALHGAPGVRSARYAGEHANDADNNQKLLAALANQTDRSAYYVCALVLLQSADDSNPIRVEAHWDGEFIDIPRGDHGFGYDPYFYIPELGKTAAELSPSDKNAFSHRGQALRMLLAELIKLDQRV
- the rph gene encoding ribonuclease PH — translated: MNTKNQTPISRPSGRAPQQLREVSITRSFTKHAEGSVLIAFGDTKVLCTASVLERVPPHKKGSGEGWVTAEYGMLPRSTHTRSDREAARGKQTGRTQEIQRLIGRAMRSVFNLEILGERTIHLDCDVLQADGGTRTAAITGAYVAARDAVNHLLRADILKQDPIIDSVAAISVGIYQGQPVLDLDYPEDSSCDTDMNVVMTGKGGMIEIQGTAEGAAFSRAELIELLDLAEQGIQELSKLQTQALK